The proteins below come from a single Streptococcus hyointestinalis genomic window:
- a CDS encoding ABC transporter permease → MKWSTIWELVKVNILYSNSNYLANIRKRQEKKQKDRFSIAKEMIKNQVILLVVMMVCFSYFLLMVDYRHYPYYLGQQTIVFAVMALMTSFSAMYSVFYESGDTKNYVYLPIEPRELFVAKVIASLGMSLLYLVPTLTLFAFAYWQITGNPFTILLGIVNFAVLSVTVLALSLLVTGLIGRYIVKSRHQKAISTALTAIASFGAFVPVLYINMTSSQLDDEQALAHITPLPYFRGFVDIVRAPFSKESLLNYWLPIAVTVLVILAVIVFIVPNYYRDTLYAKVAPSKKHPKKAIKTRSLGRLMRRHHLSTLGHASLLVQTYSVPVILGISFSGAMIRFSSFFDSRHFGVTFLVGVLLGLFMTQSASLLGVGLSLEKDNYTYLKTLPFSFKGFIKQKFWVLYGVQVLPPALLMSIATLFFGMHPVLVVSLFVGMLLSSLIQGQFIYRSDYRHLNLNWQNINQLFNRGNSQMLSALIFFVELIVGVVLLCIAIFASFKINPTIVSGVILVMSALVIASLQLLINRLFWKKLV, encoded by the coding sequence ATGAAATGGTCAACGATTTGGGAGTTAGTAAAGGTCAATATCCTCTACTCAAACAGTAATTACTTAGCCAATATCCGCAAAAGGCAGGAAAAAAAGCAGAAAGATCGCTTTTCTATTGCCAAGGAGATGATTAAAAATCAAGTCATTCTTCTAGTCGTGATGATGGTTTGCTTTAGTTATTTTTTGCTGATGGTGGACTATAGGCACTATCCTTACTACTTAGGTCAGCAGACGATTGTCTTTGCTGTTATGGCGCTGATGACGTCCTTTTCAGCCATGTATAGTGTCTTTTATGAGAGTGGGGACACGAAGAACTATGTTTATCTGCCTATTGAGCCAAGAGAGCTCTTTGTCGCAAAGGTCATCGCTTCTCTAGGGATGAGTCTTTTGTACTTGGTGCCTACCTTGACACTCTTTGCTTTTGCTTATTGGCAAATCACAGGCAATCCTTTCACAATTCTGCTAGGTATCGTCAATTTTGCTGTGTTGTCAGTGACGGTGCTTGCTTTATCGCTTCTTGTGACAGGTTTGATTGGGCGCTATATCGTCAAGAGTCGTCATCAAAAGGCGATTTCAACAGCCTTGACGGCTATTGCTAGCTTTGGAGCCTTTGTTCCTGTTCTTTATATCAATATGACCAGTTCCCAGCTAGATGATGAGCAAGCGCTCGCCCACATCACGCCACTGCCTTACTTTAGAGGGTTTGTGGATATTGTACGTGCTCCTTTTTCAAAGGAGAGCCTTCTCAACTACTGGCTGCCTATCGCTGTGACAGTGCTTGTCATCTTAGCTGTTATCGTTTTCATCGTGCCAAACTACTATAGAGATACGCTCTATGCTAAGGTCGCACCTAGTAAGAAACATCCAAAAAAGGCTATAAAAACACGCAGTTTAGGTCGTCTGATGCGACGCCATCACCTCTCTACTTTAGGACATGCTTCGCTCTTGGTACAAACCTATAGTGTGCCTGTTATTTTAGGGATTTCCTTTTCAGGGGCTATGATTAGGTTTAGCAGCTTTTTTGACAGCAGGCATTTTGGTGTAACTTTTCTGGTAGGTGTCTTGTTGGGGCTTTTTATGACGCAGTCTGCTTCCCTCTTGGGCGTTGGTTTGTCTTTAGAAAAGGATAATTACACTTATCTCAAGACCCTGCCTTTTTCTTTCAAAGGCTTTATCAAGCAGAAGTTTTGGGTCTTGTATGGCGTTCAGGTCTTGCCACCAGCTCTTCTCATGTCTATTGCCACTCTTTTCTTTGGCATGCACCCTGTTTTAGTGGTGAGTCTCTTTGTTGGCATGTTGCTCTCATCTCTTATACAAGGGCAATTCATCTACCGCAGCGACTACCGTCATCTCAATCTCAACTGGCAAAATATCAACCAGCTCTTTAACCGAGGCAACAGTCAAATGTTATCGGCTCTCATCTTCTTTGTTGAGTTGATTGTCGGTGTGGTGCTCCTTTGCATCGCTATCTTTGCCTCCTTCAAAATCAATCCAACGATTGTGAGTGGCGTCATCCTTGTCATGTCAGCACTTGTCATAGCATCTCTACAGCTTCTCATCAACCGTCTGTTTTGGAAGAAATTAGTATAA
- the proB gene encoding glutamate 5-kinase, translating to MKRNFESIKRLVIKVGTSTLILPNGKINLESIDGLAFVISTLMNRGVDVILVSSGAMGFGLNVLDKDKRPKEIDQQQAISSVGQVAMMSLYTQMFNHYRTTVSQVLLTRDVVEYPESLRNVTNSIESLLKMRIVPIINENDAISVDEMDHQTKFGDNDRLSAVVAGFTQADLLIMLSDIDGLYDKNPNIYDDAVLRSYVPEITEEIWQSAGGAGSKFGTGGMRSKIKSAQMMFDVGGQMILMNGKDPRQMLKALSGEPIGTYFASEVTRDDNH from the coding sequence ATGAAACGAAATTTTGAGAGTATAAAGCGTTTGGTGATTAAGGTGGGGACAAGCACGCTTATTTTGCCAAATGGAAAAATCAATTTAGAGAGTATTGACGGTTTAGCCTTTGTCATCTCAACCTTAATGAATCGTGGGGTAGATGTGATTTTGGTCTCTTCTGGCGCTATGGGCTTTGGCTTAAATGTCCTTGATAAGGACAAGCGTCCTAAGGAAATCGACCAGCAGCAAGCCATCTCAAGCGTTGGGCAGGTCGCTATGATGAGTCTTTACACGCAGATGTTTAACCACTATAGAACCACTGTTTCACAGGTTTTATTGACCCGTGATGTGGTGGAATATCCAGAGAGCTTGAGAAATGTGACCAACTCTATCGAGAGTCTGCTCAAGATGAGGATTGTGCCTATCATCAATGAAAATGACGCCATCAGTGTGGATGAGATGGACCACCAGACCAAGTTTGGGGACAATGACCGTCTGTCTGCCGTTGTTGCAGGCTTTACACAGGCGGATTTGCTGATTATGCTATCAGACATCGATGGGCTCTATGATAAAAATCCTAATATCTACGACGACGCTGTTTTGCGCAGTTATGTGCCAGAGATTACAGAGGAGATTTGGCAGTCAGCAGGTGGCGCTGGTAGCAAGTTTGGCACAGGCGGTATGCGTAGCAAGATCAAGAGCGCTCAGATGATGTTTGATGTGGGTGGTCAGATGATTTTGATGAACGGCAAAGACCCACGACAAATGCTAAAGGCGCTTTCTGGTGAGCCAATCGGAACGTATTTTGCAAGTGAGGTGACACGAGATGACAATCATTGA
- a CDS encoding glutamate-5-semialdehyde dehydrogenase gives MTIIDRLGQQAKAASSDLANLATSTKNKALYQIAKDLLESEDYILAENARDVDKAEENGISEIMVDRLLLTRERLEAIATGLRQVADLPDPIGQVVRGYTNMDGLKIVQKRVPLGVIAMIFESRPNVSVDAFSLAFKTGNAIILRGGRDAINSNKALADVVRKSLENQGITPDAVQLVEDTSHAVARELMQAVDYVDVLIPRGGAKLIQTVKETSKVPVIETGVGNVHIYVDEYADLEMATHIVINAKTQRPSVCNACESLVVHKNVAKDFLPRLEEAIQKVHAVEFRADEIAASYLKSAVPVSDADYATEFLDYILSVKVVDSLDDAINWVNRYSTRHSEAIVTTNINHAERFQDEVDAAAVYVNASTRFTDGFVFGLGAEIGISTQKVHARGPMGLEALTSTKFYINGSGQIRE, from the coding sequence ATGACAATCATTGATAGACTGGGACAGCAGGCAAAAGCAGCCAGCAGCGACCTAGCCAACCTAGCGACCAGCACTAAAAACAAGGCACTCTACCAGATTGCTAAGGACTTGCTGGAGAGTGAAGACTATATCCTAGCTGAAAATGCCCGTGATGTCGACAAAGCAGAGGAAAACGGCATTTCAGAGATTATGGTTGACCGTTTGTTGCTGACAAGAGAGCGCCTAGAAGCTATCGCCACAGGTCTTCGTCAGGTGGCGGACTTGCCTGACCCGATTGGGCAAGTGGTGCGTGGCTACACCAACATGGATGGGCTCAAAATCGTTCAAAAGCGAGTGCCGCTTGGTGTTATCGCCATGATTTTTGAGAGCCGTCCCAATGTTTCTGTTGACGCTTTTAGCCTTGCCTTCAAGACTGGCAATGCTATTATCTTGCGTGGTGGGCGTGACGCTATCAACTCAAACAAAGCGCTGGCTGATGTGGTACGAAAGAGTTTAGAAAATCAAGGCATCACACCAGATGCGGTGCAGCTTGTTGAGGACACCAGCCACGCTGTAGCAAGAGAACTCATGCAGGCGGTGGATTATGTTGATGTGCTCATCCCACGTGGTGGGGCTAAGCTCATTCAGACAGTCAAGGAAACCTCAAAAGTGCCTGTCATTGAGACAGGTGTCGGCAATGTCCACATCTATGTGGATGAGTATGCTGATCTTGAGATGGCGACACATATTGTCATCAATGCCAAAACACAGCGCCCAAGCGTCTGCAATGCCTGCGAGAGCCTAGTGGTTCACAAAAATGTAGCAAAAGACTTCCTTCCTCGCTTAGAAGAGGCTATTCAAAAAGTCCATGCTGTCGAGTTTCGTGCAGATGAGATAGCGGCGTCTTACCTTAAGTCGGCAGTTCCAGTCAGTGATGCGGACTATGCGACAGAGTTTTTAGACTATATCTTGTCTGTCAAGGTTGTTGACAGCCTAGACGATGCCATTAACTGGGTCAATCGCTACAGCACACGCCACTCAGAAGCGATTGTAACGACCAATATCAATCACGCAGAACGCTTCCAAGATGAAGTGGATGCGGCAGCGGTCTATGTCAATGCCTCTACACGCTTTACAGACGGTTTTGTCTTTGGTTTGGGTGCTGAGATTGGCATTTCCACTCAAAAGGTACATGCTAGAGGTCCTATGGGACTAGAAGCTTTGACCAGCACCAAATTTTACATCAATGGCTCTGGTCAGATAAGAGAATAA
- the rsmH gene encoding 16S rRNA (cytosine(1402)-N(4))-methyltransferase RsmH: MTNEFKHVTVLLHETVDMLDVKPDGIYVDATLGGAGHSSYLLSQLNDKGHLYAFDQDQKAIDNAQIRLADYIQKGQVTFIKSNFRHLKEELAKHGVDKIDGILYDLGVSSPQLDERERGFSYKQDAPLDMRMNREQSLTAYDVVNNYDYHDLVRIFFRYGEDKFSKQIARKIETYRKTKPIETTTELADIIKSAKPARELKKKGHPAKQIFQAIRIEVNDELGAADESIQAAIDLLAVDGRISVITFHSLEDRLTKQLFKEASELHAPKGLPFIPEDMQPKLKLVNRKPILPSEEELRANNRAHSAKLRVAQKVRD, encoded by the coding sequence ATGACTAACGAATTTAAACACGTCACTGTTTTATTGCATGAGACGGTTGATATGCTTGATGTCAAACCAGACGGTATCTATGTGGACGCTACTTTAGGTGGGGCTGGGCATAGCAGCTATCTCTTATCACAGTTAAATGACAAGGGGCACCTCTATGCTTTTGATCAGGATCAAAAAGCGATTGACAACGCTCAGATTCGCCTAGCCGACTACATCCAAAAAGGACAGGTTACTTTTATCAAGTCCAATTTTCGACATTTAAAAGAAGAGCTTGCTAAGCACGGTGTCGATAAAATTGACGGTATCCTGTATGATTTAGGAGTGTCTAGTCCGCAGTTAGATGAGAGAGAGCGTGGTTTTTCCTACAAGCAGGATGCGCCGCTTGATATGCGGATGAACCGTGAGCAGTCTTTGACGGCTTATGATGTGGTCAATAACTATGATTATCACGACTTGGTGCGTATCTTTTTTAGATATGGTGAGGATAAGTTCTCAAAGCAAATTGCGAGAAAGATTGAGACTTATCGCAAGACCAAGCCTATCGAGACCACAACGGAGCTAGCTGACATCATCAAGTCAGCAAAGCCAGCTCGTGAGCTCAAGAAAAAAGGGCACCCAGCCAAGCAGATTTTTCAGGCGATTCGTATTGAGGTCAATGACGAGCTAGGTGCAGCAGATGAGTCTATACAGGCTGCTATTGATTTGTTAGCGGTGGATGGGCGTATCTCTGTGATTACCTTTCATTCGTTAGAAGATAGACTGACCAAGCAGCTCTTTAAAGAGGCTTCAGAACTGCATGCGCCAAAGGGACTACCATTTATCCCAGAGGATATGCAACCGAAACTAAAACTAGTTAATCGTAAGCCGATATTACCAAGTGAAGAAGAATTAAGAGCCAATAACCGTGCGCATTCAGCCAAGTTGCGTGTGGCACAAAAGGTTCGTGACTGA
- the ftsL gene encoding cell division protein FtsL produces the protein MTRDDTKEKETLSLQRRIRKFSRIEKAFYASIIITAIVMAVGIIFLQSRNLQQKQEISHLNSQITQKQTEYDDAKQEVNELTTRDRVTEIANNAGLSNKTGNIQKVD, from the coding sequence ATGACAAGAGATGACACTAAAGAAAAAGAAACGCTGAGTTTGCAGCGCCGTATCCGCAAGTTTTCCCGTATTGAAAAAGCATTTTATGCGAGTATCATCATCACTGCTATTGTCATGGCGGTGGGGATTATTTTCTTGCAGAGCCGTAATTTACAGCAAAAGCAGGAAATATCGCACTTAAATAGTCAGATTACGCAAAAACAAACCGAGTATGATGACGCTAAGCAAGAGGTCAATGAGCTCACGACTAGAGACCGAGTGACTGAAATTGCTAATAATGCGGGCTTGTCCAATAAGACTGGAAATATTCAAAAGGTGGATTAG
- the pbp2X gene encoding penicillin-binding protein PBP2X, giving the protein MKRNRFLKYVIKDRKSPEKNRERVGQNLMILAIALFFIFVVNFIVIVGTDKKFGQNLSAEAKKVYQTTVKVQAKRGTIYDRDGNAIAEDATTYTIYAIISKSYKDSSGKKLYVQPSQYNTVAKILNEHLGIEKKEVLKQLKQKNLFQVSFGTKGKGISYTTMTAIQEAMKKANINGIGFETSPGRTYPNGIFASQFVGYAQLEDDDSGSQLVGKTGLEASLNTLLSGTDGYITYERDSNGNTLLGSVIKSKPAVNGKDVYTTLSEPLQTLLEGQLDAFQSQVEAKNITATLVNAKTGEILATAQRPTYNPTDPQTYNDLSNKNDLLYQTYFEPGSTMKVMTLASAIDSGVFNTTEYYYSNKYEVGDVTVRDWDVNEGKTDGLYMNFAQGFAHSSNVGMSILEEKMGDNTWFSYLSKFRFGYPTRFGMLNEDGGLFPSLTRVNGTMTSFGQAIGVTRVQMLRAFSAISNDGVMLEPQFIRSVYDPNTDTSRTATTEVVGKPISKKAASQTRDYMVTVGTDSTYGTLISNGQPIIQVGNQSVAVKSGTAQIAENGSYLSGKNDTINSVIAMVPSDDPDFMMYVTVQQPTKWTGTEWSTIFNPVLEQAMAMKDTLTTSTVKEATASKYTLPNIVGESPGSTAVVLRQNIIQPIILGNGSKISKVSKAAGSKLSENEQILLLTDKLTELPDMYGWTKKNVETFAKWTGIDITIKGKKSGTVTKQSVDSGKAIKKVKKLTITLGD; this is encoded by the coding sequence ATGAAACGCAATCGCTTTTTAAAGTATGTGATTAAGGATAGAAAAAGCCCAGAGAAAAATAGAGAGCGTGTAGGGCAGAATCTTATGATTTTAGCCATCGCTCTATTTTTCATTTTTGTGGTGAATTTTATCGTAATTGTTGGCACAGATAAAAAGTTTGGACAGAACTTGTCCGCAGAAGCTAAGAAAGTTTATCAAACGACCGTTAAAGTGCAGGCAAAGCGAGGGACTATTTACGACCGTGACGGCAATGCCATCGCTGAGGACGCAACGACCTATACCATTTATGCTATTATCTCAAAGAGTTACAAGGATAGTAGCGGTAAAAAGCTCTATGTCCAGCCCTCGCAGTACAATACGGTTGCAAAGATATTAAATGAGCACTTAGGTATCGAGAAAAAAGAAGTCCTCAAGCAGCTCAAGCAAAAAAATCTCTTCCAAGTTTCCTTTGGAACTAAAGGTAAAGGGATTTCCTACACGACCATGACGGCTATTCAAGAGGCGATGAAAAAAGCGAATATCAATGGAATTGGTTTTGAGACCAGCCCAGGGAGAACCTATCCAAACGGTATCTTTGCTTCCCAGTTTGTCGGCTACGCTCAGCTAGAGGATGACGACTCTGGTAGCCAACTCGTCGGAAAAACTGGTTTAGAAGCGTCGCTCAATACCCTCCTTTCTGGAACGGATGGCTATATCACCTACGAAAGAGATAGCAATGGAAATACTCTTCTAGGTTCTGTTATCAAGTCAAAACCAGCTGTCAATGGTAAGGATGTCTACACGACTCTCTCTGAGCCATTACAGACCCTGCTTGAAGGGCAACTGGACGCTTTTCAAAGTCAGGTCGAAGCTAAAAATATCACTGCAACGCTGGTCAATGCTAAAACCGGCGAGATTCTCGCCACAGCGCAGCGTCCGACCTACAACCCAACTGACCCTCAAACCTATAATGACCTTTCAAATAAAAATGACCTCCTCTATCAAACTTACTTTGAACCCGGCTCAACCATGAAAGTCATGACCCTAGCGTCAGCCATTGACAGTGGCGTCTTTAACACGACGGAGTACTACTACAGTAACAAGTACGAGGTTGGTGACGTGACGGTGCGTGACTGGGACGTCAACGAAGGCAAAACTGACGGCTTGTATATGAACTTTGCCCAAGGTTTTGCCCACTCAAGTAACGTCGGCATGTCCATTTTGGAGGAAAAAATGGGAGACAACACTTGGTTTAGTTATCTCTCTAAGTTCCGTTTTGGCTATCCGACTCGCTTTGGTATGCTCAATGAAGACGGCGGGCTCTTTCCTAGCCTAACACGTGTCAACGGTACCATGACCTCCTTTGGTCAAGCTATCGGTGTAACCCGTGTGCAGATGCTAAGAGCCTTCTCAGCCATCTCAAACGATGGTGTCATGCTTGAGCCACAGTTTATCAGAAGCGTCTACGACCCAAATACAGACACTAGCAGAACCGCAACGACCGAAGTTGTTGGCAAACCTATCTCGAAAAAGGCAGCCAGTCAGACCCGTGACTACATGGTCACTGTCGGAACCGACTCTACCTACGGGACACTTATCTCAAACGGACAGCCTATCATCCAAGTTGGCAATCAAAGTGTCGCTGTCAAGTCTGGTACAGCCCAAATCGCTGAAAACGGTTCTTACTTGTCTGGAAAGAACGACACGATTAACTCTGTTATTGCGATGGTGCCGTCTGATGATCCTGACTTTATGATGTATGTCACTGTCCAACAACCAACAAAATGGACAGGTACAGAGTGGTCTACCATTTTCAATCCTGTGCTTGAGCAAGCTATGGCAATGAAAGATACCTTGACAACCTCAACGGTCAAAGAAGCGACAGCTTCTAAGTACACCTTGCCAAATATTGTTGGAGAAAGCCCAGGATCTACAGCTGTTGTGCTACGTCAAAATATCATTCAGCCAATTATCCTAGGCAATGGTAGCAAGATTAGCAAAGTGTCTAAAGCAGCAGGCAGCAAGCTCTCAGAAAACGAGCAAATCTTGCTTCTTACTGATAAACTCACAGAGCTGCCGGATATGTATGGCTGGACCAAGAAAAATGTAGAGACCTTTGCCAAATGGACAGGCATTGATATTACCATAAAAGGCAAGAAGTCAGGGACTGTCACCAAGCAAAGTGTGGACTCTGGTAAGGCTATCAAAAAAGTGAAGAAATTAACAATAACATTAGGAGACTAA